The window CCCGTGGGCGTCGGATGCGCGGCTGACGACCGTTCTGAACGGGAAAACGGTCCAGGACGACTGGACGACGTCTCTCGTCTTTTCGTACGCCGACCTGATCGCCCATATCAGCGGCTGCATGACCCTGATGCCGGGAGACCTCATCCTGACGGGGACCCCCGCGGGCGTCGGGCCGCTCGCGTCTGGAGATTCTATAGATGTATCTATAGCAATTGCTCGCGGGCGCTCGACCGCGGACGATCTCGTCATGACCCTGTCGATGAGCGTGTCCGATAGACCGTCGCATTGACAGGCCCGGCCGGGTCTGGTATGGTCTTGTTCCAATAACGAGACCTGATCCGGAAGGAGTACATTCGATGAAACGCATCATCGTCGGAGTCGTCACAGCAGGATTGATCGCCGTTACGCCGCTCTGGGCCGCCGGGGCCCGCGAGGGAAAGGTGCACGGCAGTTATATCAACGTCCGTTCCGAGGCGAACCACTCCTCGAGCGTCGTCACGAAGAAACTTCGCGGCGACAGGTATACCATCGAATTCGAGGAGAAGGGCTGGCTCAAGGTGGTGTTTGACGATGGAACCAGGGGCTGGATCTTCAACAGCGTCGTCGAGAAGCAGCTTGCGAAAGAGGCCGCCGCCGAACCGAAGCATGCCTCCGAACCTCCCGTCGCCTCGCATACGGCAGCGCCGGCGCTTCCGAAAGGCGTTGCCGATTCCGCGAAGCCGGGAGAGAAGAAGGATACAGCCGTTGCCGCGACCGCACAGAAAACGACCGGCGAGCAGAGAAAGCCCGATGCGCACAGCTCGGTGAAAATGCCCGAGGGGAAGGAATCCCAGACGGGCAAAGCCGACGCTTCCAAGCCTGAAACGGGGAAGGAAAAGGCCGCCTCCGCACAGAAAGCCGGTGATAAAGCCGCGGCAGACGAAAAGGCGAAGGCCGAAGCGAAGACGCCGGCGAAGGCGGCGGAAAAAACCGGACAGAAGGAGCAGACTCCGGCGAAGGCCGAGGAAAAGGCAAAAGAAGATTCCAAGGCGAAGAAGATCGACGAGAAGAAATCGGCAGACGAGAAGCAAAAGTCCGCGAAGAAGGACGAGCCCGAAAAATCGGCGAAACACGAAACTTCGGTGAAACAGGCGGAAATCCCTGCGGCGAAGGCTGTCAGCACGAGCAAGTCGGCGGCCGATTTTTACCACGAGGCGATCGAACTGTACGAGAAAAAACGGTATCAGGAGGCGCTCGACGCCAACAGGGCGGCCCTCCAACAGGCTCCGAGAAATGCGGAAATCCTGAACAACATCGGAAACTGTCTCTTCAAGATGGGCAAGATCCAGGATGCGATCACGAACTGGAAGGAAGCCCTCAAATCGGCCCCGAAACAGGCCAAAATCTGCAATAACCTCGGCATCGCCTATTACCAGATCGATGAAAATGACCGTGCCGTCGAGTTCTACAAGAAGGCGATCCTGTTCGAGCCGCAGTTCGCCGATGCCTATTATAACCTCGCATCCGTCTACGGCTTCAAGGGCCAGTTCCGTGACGCTCTCGACAATTACCGGAAATACCTCGAGTTCAATCCCGACGCGACGATGAAAAAGCTGACCGAGGAGCGCATCGACTACTGCCAGAAGCAGCTCGACGCCCCGAAAAAAGACAAGAAATAGTCACGAGGGAGCAACAATATATCTATTGATATCTGACGCAGGGGCGGGTTTCATTCCCGCCCCTGCGTCATGACCGGCTTCGTTCCATTCGCGCGATCACTCTGCGCCCTTCCTCAGGCAGAAGAGCGAGCCGGATTTCGTCCGGACGAGAAGGCCGAAATCGGCGACGACGAGAGACTCCTCGGTCAGTTCGCCACCGACGTGAACGCGCCATTTCTCGGCGTAGCTTTCACGGTGCATCCCGATGACCCAGCCGTCCTGAGTGCCGATATACATCATCTTGTCCTCGAACACGGGGCCGGCCGCGTAGATGTGCTTCGGGAACTCCCGCGCCTTCTCGAACTTCCCGTCGGCCGGGTCGATTTTCCAGAGAATGTCCTTGAATCCGAGATATCCGTTCGCGATGTCGACGGCGGCGGGCATCAGAGGAAGCCGATGCTCCATGATCATCTTCCGTGAGCTGATCCGGCCACCGTCGAGTTGCAGCCTCACATACTCGCCGTTTTCCGAGAGGAAGGCGCACTCGTCCTTCATCGGGACGGGAGCCGTGACGGGATGCCAGTCGGAGCCGCGCGCCTCGTAGACTTTCGTCCCCTTCGCGAGATCGAAGGTGACGACCGCGCCGGAGATGAACCCGGCGTAGACGCGGTCGTTGCTGATGGTGAGCAGCGCGCGCTGGCCTTTTCCGGAGTATTTCGTGTCCTTGTGCTGGTATTCCCAGAGCTGGTCGCCGGTGTCGGCTTTCAGAGCCACGATCCTGGCATTCTGGCAGGCGAAGACGAGAATGTTGTTCGCGAAGGCGACGTACGGGCTCCGCAGGAACTCCTCGGTGAAATACCGGTTGATTCGCTGCGTGGCGTCGATTCCCTTGATCCAGAGCATCGCCCCCGTTTTCAGGGAAACGGCGCCCCAGTAGCCGTAATCAAACATCGCCAGCACCAGTCCCGGCGCGACGTCGGTTCGGATGAGCATGGGAATGCCGATATCGGGAGATGCGTCTTCCGGCGGAAGTTCGAGCCCGGGAAGCTTCCCCGGCCACGAACAGGACGCGGTCTGTGTCAGAAAGTCCTTGTCGTAACAGACGAGCCCCTGACGGGTCGGGATGAACGGTTGATCGCATCGGGTCCACGCGGGGGCTGGAATCGCGGCCTTTTCCTCTTTGCTGCGGATCAGGTCGCCCGTCGCACCCTTGAACGCTTTCGCGACGCTCGTATCGTAGCTCCAGACGTGTTCCGCTCCGAACTGGGCGGCGCTGGGAATGCGGGCGAGGTATTCCTCGAGCGGAGCGTAGAGGTCCGGCCGGCTCCAGAGGATGCGGCTTCCGGCTTCACCGGCGAAACTGGCGAACCCGAAATGAATACCCAGAAGGAGCAGGATGGCAGCGGAGTAGCCGTATTTCCGGCCGTCCGCCCATTCGGAGCCGAACAGCACCTCGAAGAAGTATTTGACGAACAGCGATACAAAAAAGTTCGCCAGCGTCAGGCCGACGAGGATGATCGATATGCCGCCGGACATGAGGATCGGGAAGGGGATGTCCTTCTTCGACCAGGCGGTTTTCATGATCCCGAGAATTTCTCGCCAGTTGTTGATGAACGGGGTCCAGAAGTCCCCGAACCATGCGTTGAAGACGCCCGCCGCGAGCATGAATCCGAACAACGAGGTGTAGACGATCGAGCGCATCATGAAATGCATCAGGAGCATCAGCACGCCGAGGCCCCCAAGGAAGACATACGACTGGATCGTGAAGACGGGAAGGCTCGTATACGACCCGATCAGTTTTCCGAAGAAAAAAGCCTGGAGCAGGACGACGATCGCCAGCGGCATCATCAGGAAGAAATTCATGAACGTGCCTGCGGGTTTCGGCTTGGCCGGCGGCTTGGAAACGGGGTTGATGACGGTTTTGACCGGATTCTGGCTTACGACGACGACTTCATCCATGGGCAATCCCCCCTGGCATCTCTGTGCCTGGTTCAACGTAGATGCAATACGCCCCTATGTATCGGCCGATGTCTGATGCCGGCGAAGACATTCACCGAAAATCGACCATGCTGCGAACCCGGATGCCCCGGAACGCGTCTTTCGTGAGCGGACGAAATCCGGAAATTTTCCTGAAAATCCTCCGCACTTCAGACGTTCGTCTTGACACGAGTCCCGGTCGATCATACTATGATACCGTGTTCTGCCTTCAGGCAGGAGACCGCATTTGCTGTGCCGCATTGCCAGGGGAGTTCAAGGAGGGCATCCGTGCCGTCGATGATAAAACACCTGTTCATGAAGATCGCCAACGAGCGGGATTCCGAACTCGAGGCCTGCGAATATCTCGATTCGTTCGCGAAAAAATGCGGCTTCATGCCCGAAACGATCGACGAGATGCGCCTTGCATTCATCGAAGCGATCATCAACGCGAAAGAACACGCCCCGAAGGGCCTCCCCGACACGAACCAGGACATCTACGCGGCCTTCACCCACGACCAGGACCTCCTCACCATCGAAGTGCGCGACTTCGGCACGGGGTTCGACCCTTCGACGGTCGAAAAACCCGACATCAAGAAGAAGATGAAATCGTCCTACAAGCGCGGCTGGGGCCTGATGCTGATGGAAAAGCTGATGGACGGCTGCGAGGTTTCGTCGTTCCCGCCGTCGGGCACCCTCATCAAGATGGTGAAGAAGCGGCTCCAGGTCGATCCGCAGGGCGTCGACGACATCGTGCGCGAGCGCAAGCGGATCGAGCGGCTCAAATACATCCTCGGCAGTTTCCTCGATCTCAGCTCGTTCCTCTCGCAGAAGCGCGACCTCGAGACTGGCCTGCGCTCGATGCTCCGGATCATGCTCGGCACTCTCGGCATTTCCAGGGGTGCGATCTTCATCTACGATCCGTCAAAAGAAGAGATGCACAGCGCCGTCGACATCAAGCTCAAAACCCAGGAGCGCCTCCCGAAATTCCGGATCTCGACCAAGCTGATCCAGCAGATCTCCCGCCAGGAATCCCTTGAGGTCACCGACACTCTGCTTCACGAGAATCCTGAAATATCGGCCATCTTCTCGAAGGACGAGGTCGCCGGCTGTTATCTCCTCCGCATCGACAGCGACGTGCTCGGCGTGCTGCTCCTGGGAAACACGTTCCGCACCGAAGAGAAGGAATCCTACGACGTCGATATCATGACGACCCTCGCCAGGAATATATCGTCGGCTATAAATACGTTCCGCCTTCTCGAGCAGCTCAAGGAGACGAACCAGGAGCTCGATCTCCACGTGAAGGAGCTCGACGCCGTCCGGGAGGCCAGCCAGCTGATCTCCTCCGAGCTCGAGATCGCGAACCTGCCGTTCACCGTCGAGCGGATCTTCGCCAACATCCTGAAGGTCGGAAAATTTTCGCTCTCCATCCTGGACGCCAACGAGAACAAGTTTCGCATCTGCCAGACGATCCGCACGCTCCCCCTCGTCCTCGACCAGTGGTCGTCTCCGATTTCCCGCTACGTCATCCAGAAAATGGAGCCCTTGTTCGTGGCAGACACTACGAAGGAAAAGCGGTTCCAGTTTCCGCGTGCGTCCGCCTACGCCTCGAAGTCGTTCATCGTCATCCCGATCATCGTCCAGGAAGAAGTCCTCGGCCTCGTCTCCCTGACCGACCGCATCGACGGCCTGGAGCTGACCGAGCGCGATTTCAATCTCGCCCGCCTCCTGAGCGCCCAACTGGGAATCGCCCTCAAGAACGCCAACCTCTACAAGCTCGGAATCTCCGACGGGCTCACGAAATTGTATACGGCTCACTATTTCAAGATGAGGCTCGCCCAGGAAATCTCCCGCTCGAGACGTGTGAAATCCGCGCTGTCCCTGATCGTCTTCGACATCGACGGGTTCCGCGATATCAACGGGAGCCTCGGGAACGACACGGGCGATTTCGTGCTGTCCCGCACCGGCTGTCTGATCCGCCGGCATATCCGGTTCAACGACATCGCCTGCCGAATCGGCGGCGACAAGTTCGGCATCATCCTATCCGACACGGGTTTCGAGGGCAGCATGACGGTTGCCGAGAAACTGCGCGCAGCGATCCCCGCCCAGAAACTGACGAACAAGTCGTCC of the Candidatus Ozemobacteraceae bacterium genome contains:
- a CDS encoding tetratricopeptide repeat protein, giving the protein MKRIIVGVVTAGLIAVTPLWAAGAREGKVHGSYINVRSEANHSSSVVTKKLRGDRYTIEFEEKGWLKVVFDDGTRGWIFNSVVEKQLAKEAAAEPKHASEPPVASHTAAPALPKGVADSAKPGEKKDTAVAATAQKTTGEQRKPDAHSSVKMPEGKESQTGKADASKPETGKEKAASAQKAGDKAAADEKAKAEAKTPAKAAEKTGQKEQTPAKAEEKAKEDSKAKKIDEKKSADEKQKSAKKDEPEKSAKHETSVKQAEIPAAKAVSTSKSAADFYHEAIELYEKKRYQEALDANRAALQQAPRNAEILNNIGNCLFKMGKIQDAITNWKEALKSAPKQAKICNNLGIAYYQIDENDRAVEFYKKAILFEPQFADAYYNLASVYGFKGQFRDALDNYRKYLEFNPDATMKKLTEERIDYCQKQLDAPKKDKK
- a CDS encoding PQQ-binding-like beta-propeller repeat protein gives rise to the protein MDEVVVVSQNPVKTVINPVSKPPAKPKPAGTFMNFFLMMPLAIVVLLQAFFFGKLIGSYTSLPVFTIQSYVFLGGLGVLMLLMHFMMRSIVYTSLFGFMLAAGVFNAWFGDFWTPFINNWREILGIMKTAWSKKDIPFPILMSGGISIILVGLTLANFFVSLFVKYFFEVLFGSEWADGRKYGYSAAILLLLGIHFGFASFAGEAGSRILWSRPDLYAPLEEYLARIPSAAQFGAEHVWSYDTSVAKAFKGATGDLIRSKEEKAAIPAPAWTRCDQPFIPTRQGLVCYDKDFLTQTASCSWPGKLPGLELPPEDASPDIGIPMLIRTDVAPGLVLAMFDYGYWGAVSLKTGAMLWIKGIDATQRINRYFTEEFLRSPYVAFANNILVFACQNARIVALKADTGDQLWEYQHKDTKYSGKGQRALLTISNDRVYAGFISGAVVTFDLAKGTKVYEARGSDWHPVTAPVPMKDECAFLSENGEYVRLQLDGGRISSRKMIMEHRLPLMPAAVDIANGYLGFKDILWKIDPADGKFEKAREFPKHIYAAGPVFEDKMMYIGTQDGWVIGMHRESYAEKWRVHVGGELTEESLVVADFGLLVRTKSGSLFCLRKGAE
- a CDS encoding diguanylate cyclase, producing MIKHLFMKIANERDSELEACEYLDSFAKKCGFMPETIDEMRLAFIEAIINAKEHAPKGLPDTNQDIYAAFTHDQDLLTIEVRDFGTGFDPSTVEKPDIKKKMKSSYKRGWGLMLMEKLMDGCEVSSFPPSGTLIKMVKKRLQVDPQGVDDIVRERKRIERLKYILGSFLDLSSFLSQKRDLETGLRSMLRIMLGTLGISRGAIFIYDPSKEEMHSAVDIKLKTQERLPKFRISTKLIQQISRQESLEVTDTLLHENPEISAIFSKDEVAGCYLLRIDSDVLGVLLLGNTFRTEEKESYDVDIMTTLARNISSAINTFRLLEQLKETNQELDLHVKELDAVREASQLISSELEIANLPFTVERIFANILKVGKFSLSILDANENKFRICQTIRTLPLVLDQWSSPISRYVIQKMEPLFVADTTKEKRFQFPRASAYASKSFIVIPIIVQEEVLGLVSLTDRIDGLELTERDFNLARLLSAQLGIALKNANLYKLGISDGLTKLYTAHYFKMRLAQEISRSRRVKSALSLIVFDIDGFRDINGSLGNDTGDFVLSRTGCLIRRHIRFNDIACRIGGDKFGIILSDTGFEGSMTVAEKLRAAIPAQKLTNKSSEIHVTASFGLATYDNVMSMEQFVESVEKLIEAARSKGGNAIETMRPPDKND